A portion of the Micromonospora tarapacensis genome contains these proteins:
- the glgX gene encoding glycogen debranching protein GlgX, whose translation MQVWPGERYPLGATYDGMGTNFAIFSEVAERIELCLFDEWDTGAERRVELREVDAYVWHAYIPGIGPGQRYGYRVHGAYDPAGGVRCNPSKLLIDPYAKAIDGDVRWDPAVYDYTHGDPDRINTTDSAPFMPKSVVVNPYFDWGNDAPPRIPYHHSVIYEAHVRGLTMRLPGVPEELRGTYAGIASLPMIEHLTRLGITAIELMPVHQFVNDHRLTDLGLRNYWGYNTIGFFAPHHGYSALGHLGQQVQEFRGMVKALHAAGIEVILDVVYNHTAEGNHLGPTLSFKGVDNPSYYRLSDEDRRHYVDYTGTGNSLNVRSPHSLQLIMDSLRYWVTEMHVDGFRFDLAATLAREFYDVDRLSTFFEVVQQDPVVSRVKLIAEPWDVGPGGYQVGNFPPQWTEWNGKYRDTVRDFWRGEPATLAEFASRICGSADLYQDDGRRPFHSINFVTCHDGFTLADLVSYNDKHNEANGEDNRDGESHNRSWNCGVEGDTDDPGVLALRARQRRNFLATLMLSQGVPMIGHGDELGRTQRGNNNAYCQDSELAWVDWDDVDTELMDFTRRLVEFRRKHQVFQRRRFFTGLPVHGREIDEPLPDLAWYTPDGREMTGEDWGNDFGRSVVLFVNGEGIRERGQYGQRHHDNSFLLCFNAHDAPLDFNLPPVEFGHRWELVISTAEPDQDKGTTAEAGGTLCVPDRSLVVLERVA comes from the coding sequence ATGCAGGTCTGGCCGGGCGAGCGGTATCCCCTTGGTGCCACCTACGACGGGATGGGCACCAACTTCGCCATCTTCTCGGAGGTGGCGGAGCGCATCGAACTCTGCCTCTTCGACGAGTGGGACACCGGCGCCGAGCGGCGGGTCGAGCTGCGTGAGGTCGACGCGTACGTGTGGCACGCGTACATCCCCGGCATCGGTCCGGGGCAGCGGTACGGCTACCGGGTGCACGGAGCGTACGACCCGGCGGGTGGGGTGCGGTGCAACCCGAGCAAACTGCTCATCGACCCGTACGCCAAGGCCATCGACGGTGACGTGCGGTGGGATCCGGCGGTCTACGACTACACCCACGGCGACCCGGACCGGATCAACACGACCGACTCGGCGCCGTTCATGCCGAAGTCGGTGGTGGTCAACCCGTACTTCGACTGGGGCAACGACGCGCCGCCCCGCATCCCGTACCACCACTCGGTCATCTACGAGGCGCACGTACGCGGGCTGACCATGCGGCTGCCCGGCGTCCCCGAGGAACTGCGTGGCACGTACGCCGGCATCGCCTCGCTGCCGATGATCGAGCACCTGACCCGGCTCGGGATCACCGCCATCGAGCTGATGCCGGTGCACCAGTTCGTCAACGACCACCGCCTGACCGACCTGGGGTTGCGCAACTACTGGGGCTACAACACCATCGGCTTCTTCGCCCCGCACCACGGCTACTCGGCACTGGGCCACCTCGGCCAGCAGGTGCAGGAGTTCCGGGGGATGGTCAAGGCGCTGCACGCCGCCGGCATCGAGGTGATCCTCGACGTGGTCTACAACCACACCGCCGAGGGCAACCACCTCGGCCCGACGCTGAGCTTCAAGGGCGTCGACAACCCCAGCTACTACCGGCTGTCCGACGAAGACCGGCGTCACTACGTCGACTACACCGGCACCGGCAACAGCCTCAACGTGCGCAGCCCGCACTCGCTGCAACTGATCATGGATTCGTTGCGGTACTGGGTCACCGAGATGCACGTCGACGGTTTCCGCTTCGACCTGGCCGCCACCCTGGCCCGCGAGTTCTACGACGTGGACCGGCTCTCCACCTTCTTCGAGGTGGTGCAGCAGGATCCGGTGGTCAGCCGGGTGAAGCTGATCGCCGAGCCGTGGGACGTCGGCCCCGGCGGCTACCAGGTCGGCAACTTCCCGCCGCAGTGGACCGAGTGGAACGGGAAGTATCGCGACACGGTCCGCGACTTCTGGCGCGGCGAGCCGGCCACCCTCGCCGAGTTCGCGTCCCGCATCTGCGGCTCCGCCGACCTCTACCAGGACGACGGGCGCCGCCCCTTCCACAGCATCAACTTCGTCACCTGCCACGACGGGTTCACCCTGGCGGACCTGGTGTCGTACAACGACAAGCACAACGAGGCCAACGGCGAGGACAACCGGGACGGCGAGAGCCACAACCGGTCCTGGAACTGCGGCGTCGAGGGCGACACCGACGACCCCGGGGTGCTCGCCCTGCGGGCCCGGCAGCGGCGCAACTTCCTGGCCACCCTGATGCTGTCGCAGGGCGTGCCGATGATCGGCCACGGCGACGAGCTGGGCCGCACCCAACGCGGCAACAACAACGCCTACTGCCAGGACAGCGAGCTGGCCTGGGTCGACTGGGACGACGTCGACACCGAGCTGATGGACTTCACCCGCCGGCTGGTCGAGTTCCGCCGCAAGCACCAGGTGTTCCAGCGCCGCCGCTTCTTCACCGGCCTGCCCGTGCACGGCCGGGAGATCGACGAACCGCTGCCCGACCTGGCCTGGTACACCCCGGACGGCCGGGAGATGACCGGCGAGGACTGGGGCAACGACTTCGGCCGCTCGGTGGTGCTCTTCGTCAACGGCGAGGGCATCCGCGAACGCGGCCAGTACGGCCAGCGCCACCACGACAACTCCTTCTTGCTCTGCTTCAACGCCCACGACGCACCACTGGACTTCAACCTCCCGCCGGTCGAGTTCGGCCATCGCTGGGAACTGGTGATCAGCACCGCCGAACCCGACCAGGACAAGGGCACCACCGCAGAGGCCGGCGGCACGCTCTGCGTGCCGGACCGCTCGCTGGTGGTGCTGGAGAGGGTGGCCTGA
- the treY gene encoding malto-oligosyltrehalose synthase, whose protein sequence is MPVNPRPVGATYRVQVRPGFDLDATAGLAGYLADLGVTHLYSAPLLAAAPGSTHGYDVVDHRQVNPELGGEAGRQRLLRALRDAGLGLVVDIVPNHAGVAVPAANPPWWDVLRRGRASTYARWFDIDWERGRLLLPVLAEGPDALDDLKLADGELRYHEHRFPIADGTGDGSPREVHDRQHYELVSWRRGDAELAYRRFFAVSSLAGLRVEDPEVFAATHELVLAWAAAGEVDGIRVDHPDGLRDPAGYLARLRAAAGDAWLVVEKILEYGEELPAWPVDGTTGYDALAAVGGIFVDGDAEADFTALDTRLVGRATSWADLTHDTKLNAATRLLSAELTRLAALAPDVDPEAARAALAELAAAFAVYRGYPPDGARHLANARAEAGRRRTDLTGALDAITRRLRDPDDELAGRFPQFTGAVMAKGVEDTAYYRWSRFVALNEVGGSPTHFGTLPGRFHRFAAARHERWPVSMTTLSTHDTKRGEDVRARLAVLAELPQRWAEQVTRWTAAVPLPDAALAHLLWQTAVGAWPVQRERLHAYAEKAAREAAASTGWTDPDPAFERAMHALVDAMYDDPAVNAELAAFAAEITPPGWSNSLGQKLVQLAMPGVPDTYQGTELWDNSLVDPDNRRPVDFGVRRELLARLDAGWQPAVDDTGAAKLLVVSRTLRLRRDRPELFGDYQPVMVHGPAARHAVAFDRGGAIAVATRLPVRLASAGGWRDTALQLSVNEVSCLFTGRVYSGGQVRLADLLTTYPVALLVPTT, encoded by the coding sequence ATGCCCGTGAACCCGCGCCCCGTCGGCGCCACCTACCGGGTGCAGGTGCGCCCCGGCTTCGACCTGGACGCCACCGCCGGCCTCGCCGGCTACCTCGCCGACCTCGGCGTCACCCACCTCTACAGCGCGCCGCTGCTGGCCGCCGCCCCGGGCAGCACGCACGGCTACGACGTGGTCGACCACCGGCAGGTCAACCCGGAACTCGGCGGCGAGGCGGGCCGCCAGCGGCTGCTGCGGGCACTTCGCGACGCCGGGCTCGGCCTGGTCGTGGACATCGTGCCCAACCATGCCGGGGTGGCCGTGCCGGCGGCCAACCCGCCCTGGTGGGACGTGCTGCGCCGGGGGAGGGCCTCGACGTACGCGCGCTGGTTCGACATCGACTGGGAACGGGGCCGGCTGCTGCTGCCGGTACTCGCCGAGGGCCCCGACGCGCTCGACGACCTCAAGCTCGCCGACGGGGAGCTGCGCTACCACGAGCATCGCTTCCCGATCGCCGACGGCACCGGCGACGGCAGCCCCCGGGAGGTGCACGACCGGCAGCACTACGAGCTGGTCTCCTGGCGGCGCGGCGACGCCGAGCTGGCGTACCGCCGGTTCTTCGCCGTCTCCAGCCTGGCCGGGCTGCGGGTGGAGGACCCGGAGGTGTTCGCCGCCACCCACGAGCTGGTGTTGGCCTGGGCGGCGGCCGGTGAGGTCGACGGCATCCGGGTCGACCATCCCGACGGGCTGCGCGACCCGGCCGGCTACCTGGCCCGGTTGCGCGCCGCCGCCGGTGACGCGTGGCTGGTCGTGGAGAAGATCCTGGAGTACGGGGAGGAACTGCCGGCCTGGCCGGTGGACGGCACCACCGGCTACGACGCCCTCGCCGCGGTCGGCGGGATCTTCGTCGACGGCGACGCCGAGGCCGACTTCACCGCCCTGGACACCCGGCTGGTCGGCCGGGCCACCTCCTGGGCGGACCTGACCCACGACACGAAACTGAACGCCGCCACCCGGCTGCTGTCGGCGGAGCTGACCCGGCTGGCCGCGCTCGCCCCCGACGTCGACCCGGAGGCCGCCCGCGCCGCCCTGGCCGAGCTGGCCGCCGCCTTCGCCGTGTACCGGGGCTACCCGCCCGACGGGGCCCGGCACCTGGCCAACGCCCGCGCCGAGGCGGGCCGCCGGCGCACCGACCTGACCGGCGCGTTGGACGCGATCACCCGGCGGCTGCGCGACCCCGACGACGAGCTGGCCGGCCGCTTTCCCCAGTTCACCGGCGCGGTGATGGCCAAGGGCGTGGAGGACACCGCCTACTACCGGTGGAGCCGGTTCGTGGCGCTCAACGAGGTCGGCGGCAGTCCCACCCACTTCGGCACGCTGCCCGGCCGGTTCCACCGCTTCGCCGCCGCCCGCCACGAGCGTTGGCCGGTCAGCATGACCACCCTCTCGACCCACGACACCAAACGCGGCGAGGACGTCCGCGCCCGCCTCGCCGTCCTCGCCGAGTTGCCGCAACGCTGGGCCGAGCAGGTCACCCGCTGGACGGCGGCGGTGCCGCTGCCCGACGCCGCCCTGGCCCACCTGCTGTGGCAGACCGCCGTCGGCGCCTGGCCGGTCCAGCGGGAGCGGCTGCACGCGTACGCCGAGAAGGCGGCCCGGGAGGCGGCGGCCTCCACCGGTTGGACGGACCCGGACCCGGCCTTCGAGCGGGCGATGCACGCCCTGGTCGACGCCATGTACGACGACCCGGCCGTCAACGCGGAGCTGGCCGCGTTCGCCGCCGAGATCACCCCGCCCGGCTGGTCGAACTCGTTGGGACAGAAGCTGGTGCAGCTGGCCATGCCCGGGGTGCCGGACACCTACCAGGGCACCGAGCTGTGGGACAACTCCCTGGTCGACCCGGACAATCGCCGCCCGGTCGACTTCGGCGTACGCCGGGAACTGCTGGCCCGGCTGGACGCCGGCTGGCAGCCGGCGGTGGACGACACCGGCGCGGCGAAGCTGCTCGTGGTGTCGCGGACCTTGCGGCTGCGCCGCGACCGTCCGGAGCTGTTCGGCGACTACCAGCCGGTCATGGTGCACGGGCCGGCCGCCCGGCACGCCGTCGCCTTCGACCGGGGCGGCGCGATCGCCGTTGCCACCCGGCTGCCGGTGCGGCTCGCGTCGGCCGGCGGCTGGCGGGACACGGCGCTGCAACTTTCCGTCAACGAGGTGTCGTGCCTGTTCACCGGTCGGGTCTACAGTGGCGGACAGGTCCGTCTCGCGGACCTGCTGACCACCTATCCCGTCGCGCTGCTGGTGCCCACCACCTGA
- the treZ gene encoding malto-oligosyltrehalose trehalohydrolase: MSEFTVWAPEAKRVRLHLPGSADHEMRAGREGWWRVEVPNAGTDYTFLLDDDHQPLPDPRSAWQPSGVHGPSRRYDHAAFSWTDRSWTGRQLPGSILYELHVGTFTPEGTFDAAIGKLDHLVDLGVDLIELLPVNAFNGEHNWGYDGVCWFAPHEPYGGPDGLKRLVDAAHARGLGVILDVVYNHFGPSGAYAPKFAPYLAERNTPWGAAVNLDGPHSDGVRRFIIDSVLMWLRDYHVDGLRLDAVHAMPDTRAVHLLEEIAVEVESLSTHLGRPLSLIAESDLNDPRLITPREAGGYGLHAQWNDDAHHALHTLLTGERQGYYGDFGTMECLAEVLTGAFFHTGTWSSFRSRQHGRPVDPRTPGHRFVAYLQNHDQIGNRAVGDRLSASLSPALLRVGATLLLTAPFTPMLFMGEEWAASTPWQFFTSHPEPELAAAVVDGRRREFAAHGWPATEVPDPQDRQTFVRSRLDWAELDKPEHRAMYDFYRRLIALRRSRPELSDPHLFAIDVRHGDRFLVMRRGGCLVAANLADKPQRVTLPGVARRVLLATGEGVTVQRDRIELPAETAAIVAL; encoded by the coding sequence GTGTCCGAGTTCACGGTCTGGGCGCCCGAGGCGAAGCGGGTGCGGCTGCACCTGCCCGGGTCCGCCGACCACGAGATGCGAGCCGGCCGGGAAGGCTGGTGGCGGGTCGAGGTGCCGAACGCCGGCACCGACTACACGTTCCTGCTCGACGACGACCACCAGCCGCTGCCCGACCCGCGTTCTGCCTGGCAACCCTCTGGTGTGCACGGGCCCAGCCGGCGTTACGACCACGCGGCCTTCTCCTGGACCGACCGATCCTGGACCGGCCGGCAGCTGCCCGGCAGCATCCTCTACGAGCTGCACGTCGGCACGTTCACCCCGGAAGGCACCTTCGACGCCGCGATCGGCAAGCTCGACCACCTGGTCGACCTCGGCGTCGACCTGATCGAGCTGCTGCCGGTCAACGCCTTCAACGGCGAACACAACTGGGGGTACGACGGCGTCTGCTGGTTCGCCCCGCACGAACCGTACGGCGGACCGGACGGCCTGAAACGTCTGGTCGACGCCGCTCACGCTCGCGGCCTGGGGGTGATCCTCGACGTCGTCTACAACCATTTCGGGCCCTCCGGGGCCTACGCGCCGAAGTTCGCGCCGTACCTCGCCGAGCGGAACACCCCCTGGGGCGCCGCGGTCAACCTGGACGGCCCGCACTCCGACGGGGTCCGCCGCTTCATCATCGACAGCGTGCTGATGTGGCTGCGCGACTACCACGTCGACGGCCTGCGCCTGGATGCCGTCCACGCCATGCCCGACACCCGCGCGGTACACCTGCTGGAGGAGATCGCCGTCGAGGTCGAGTCGCTCTCGACGCACCTGGGGCGTCCGCTGTCCCTGATCGCCGAGTCCGACCTCAACGACCCCCGCCTCATCACCCCACGCGAGGCCGGCGGCTACGGCCTGCACGCCCAGTGGAACGACGACGCCCACCACGCCCTGCACACCCTGCTCACCGGTGAACGGCAGGGCTACTACGGCGACTTCGGCACCATGGAATGCCTCGCCGAGGTGCTGACCGGCGCGTTCTTCCACACCGGCACCTGGTCCAGCTTCCGCAGCCGCCAACACGGCCGCCCCGTCGACCCGCGTACCCCCGGCCACCGCTTCGTGGCCTATCTCCAGAACCACGACCAGATCGGCAACCGCGCGGTTGGTGATCGCCTGTCGGCGTCGCTGTCGCCCGCACTGCTGCGGGTCGGCGCGACCCTGCTGCTCACCGCACCGTTCACCCCGATGCTGTTCATGGGGGAGGAGTGGGCGGCGTCGACGCCGTGGCAGTTCTTCACCAGCCACCCCGAGCCGGAGCTGGCCGCCGCGGTGGTCGACGGCCGCCGCCGGGAGTTCGCCGCGCACGGCTGGCCCGCCACCGAGGTGCCGGACCCGCAGGACCGGCAGACGTTCGTACGCTCCCGCTTGGACTGGGCCGAGCTGGACAAACCCGAACACCGGGCGATGTACGACTTCTACCGGCGGCTGATCGCGCTGCGGAGGTCCCGCCCGGAACTGTCGGACCCGCACCTGTTCGCCATCGACGTACGGCACGGTGACCGGTTCCTGGTGATGCGGCGGGGCGGCTGCCTGGTGGCGGCCAACCTGGCCGACAAGCCGCAGCGGGTCACCCTGCCGGGGGTGGCACGCCGGGTGCTGCTGGCCACCGGAGAGGGCGTCACCGTCCAACGCGACCGCATCGAGCTACCAGCGGAAACGGCAGCCATCGTGGCCCTTTGA
- a CDS encoding NADPH-dependent FMN reductase, which produces MTRIGIIIGSTRPGRHGETVARWVHGIAAKRVDAEYELVDLQDFNLPHLDEMTPPSLGQYTQPHTLRWAEKIASYDGYVFVTPEYNHSTSGALKNAIDFLYAEWNNKAAGFVSYGSVGGARAVEHLRLVVAELQMADVRAQVALSLFTDFENFTAFKPGPHQEGAVNTMLDQLVAWSGALAGLRGGTTMATSESTA; this is translated from the coding sequence ATGACCAGGATCGGCATCATCATCGGCAGCACCCGGCCGGGGCGTCACGGCGAGACGGTGGCCCGCTGGGTGCACGGCATCGCCGCGAAACGGGTCGACGCCGAGTACGAACTTGTGGATCTTCAGGACTTCAACCTGCCGCACCTCGACGAGATGACGCCCCCGTCACTCGGGCAGTACACCCAGCCCCACACGTTGCGCTGGGCCGAGAAGATCGCCTCATACGACGGGTACGTCTTCGTGACACCGGAGTACAACCACTCCACCTCCGGGGCGCTGAAGAACGCCATCGACTTCCTCTACGCCGAGTGGAACAACAAGGCGGCCGGGTTCGTCAGCTACGGCAGCGTGGGTGGCGCCCGTGCGGTGGAGCACCTGCGCCTGGTGGTGGCCGAGTTGCAGATGGCGGACGTACGGGCGCAGGTGGCTCTGTCACTCTTCACCGACTTCGAGAACTTCACCGCCTTCAAGCCCGGCCCGCACCAGGAGGGTGCGGTGAACACGATGCTCGACCAGCTGGTGGCCTGGAGCGGCGCGTTGGCCGGCCTGCGCGGCGGCACGACGATGGCGACGTCCGAGTCCACGGCATAG
- a CDS encoding glutamate--cysteine ligase family protein encodes MGEEVGVETFSRQDRARYRDKVRRCLDVFAEMLRESRFDVDRPMTGMEIELNLVDERSMPAMRNADVLRAVADPSFQTELGQFNIEINVAPRRLAGTGTAEFEEHVRASLNSADEQARSVGARLVMIGILPTVLPEHLTAATLSANPRYALLNEQIFAARGEDLRISINGVERLAVTADTITPEAACTSTQFHLQVGPNQFADYWNAAQAIAGIQVALGANSPLFFGRELWRETRIPLFRQATDTRPEEIKTQGVRPRVWFGERWITSVFDLFEENVRFFPALLPVCDPEDPSETLAAGGVPALSELRLHNGTIYRWNRPVYDVLRGRPHLRVENRVLPAGPTVLDTVANAAFYFGLVRALAEADRPLWSQMSFSAAEENFNACARHGIDAHIFWPGLGYLPVTELVLRRLLPLAHHGLDCWGVAPPERDRLLGIIEQRCLTGRNGASWQVETLHRLESTDHLDRPEALREVVRHYVELMHSNRPVHEWPIP; translated from the coding sequence ATGGGCGAGGAAGTCGGCGTGGAGACCTTCAGCCGCCAGGACCGGGCTCGCTACCGGGACAAGGTACGCCGCTGCCTCGACGTGTTCGCCGAGATGCTGCGCGAGTCCCGGTTCGACGTCGACCGGCCGATGACCGGCATGGAGATCGAGCTGAACCTGGTCGACGAGCGGTCGATGCCGGCGATGCGCAACGCCGACGTGTTGCGGGCGGTGGCCGACCCAAGTTTCCAGACCGAGCTCGGCCAGTTCAACATCGAGATCAACGTCGCGCCCCGGCGGTTGGCCGGCACCGGCACCGCCGAGTTCGAGGAGCACGTACGGGCCAGCCTGAACTCGGCCGACGAGCAGGCCCGGAGCGTCGGCGCGCGACTGGTGATGATCGGCATCCTGCCCACCGTGCTCCCCGAGCATCTGACCGCCGCCACGCTGTCGGCCAATCCCCGGTACGCGCTGCTCAACGAGCAGATCTTCGCCGCCCGCGGCGAGGACCTGAGGATCTCCATCAACGGGGTGGAGCGGCTTGCCGTCACCGCCGACACCATCACGCCGGAGGCGGCCTGCACCAGCACCCAGTTCCACCTCCAGGTCGGCCCGAACCAGTTCGCCGACTACTGGAACGCCGCGCAGGCGATCGCCGGCATCCAGGTGGCACTCGGCGCCAACTCGCCGCTGTTCTTCGGCCGGGAGTTGTGGCGCGAGACCCGGATCCCGCTGTTCCGGCAGGCCACCGACACCCGCCCCGAGGAGATCAAGACGCAGGGCGTACGGCCCCGGGTGTGGTTCGGGGAACGATGGATCACCTCGGTGTTCGACCTGTTCGAGGAGAACGTGCGGTTCTTCCCGGCGCTGCTGCCGGTCTGCGACCCCGAGGACCCCTCGGAGACGCTCGCCGCCGGCGGCGTGCCGGCCCTTTCCGAGTTGCGGCTGCACAACGGCACCATCTACCGGTGGAACCGGCCGGTCTACGACGTGCTCCGGGGCCGGCCGCACCTGCGGGTGGAGAACCGCGTCCTGCCGGCCGGACCGACGGTGCTGGACACCGTCGCCAACGCGGCGTTCTACTTCGGGCTGGTCCGCGCGCTCGCCGAGGCGGACCGGCCGTTGTGGTCGCAGATGTCGTTCAGCGCCGCCGAGGAGAACTTCAACGCCTGCGCCCGGCACGGCATCGACGCCCACATCTTCTGGCCCGGTCTGGGCTACCTGCCGGTGACCGAGCTGGTGCTGCGCCGCCTGCTGCCGCTGGCCCACCACGGCCTGGACTGCTGGGGCGTCGCGCCACCCGAGCGGGACCGGCTGCTCGGCATCATCGAGCAGCGCTGCCTGACCGGCCGCAACGGCGCCAGCTGGCAGGTGGAGACGCTGCACCGACTGGAGTCGACCGACCACCTCGACCGACCGGAGGCCCTGCGGGAGGTCGTCCGGCACTACGTGGAGCTGATGCACAGCAACCGCCCGGTCCACGAGTGGCCGATTCCCTGA
- a CDS encoding DUF3817 domain-containing protein: MTDVREKVTRLFVVAAIAEAISWAGLLAGMVAKYGPPGNELGVQIFGPVHGALFVAYGLLVLAVARVHRWSLPTTGVALACAVPPFATLAFERWARRRGMLAVTEPAREPARAG; the protein is encoded by the coding sequence ATGACCGACGTGCGCGAAAAGGTGACCCGGCTGTTCGTGGTGGCGGCGATCGCGGAGGCGATCTCCTGGGCCGGTCTGCTGGCCGGGATGGTGGCCAAGTACGGCCCGCCCGGCAACGAGCTGGGGGTGCAGATCTTCGGCCCGGTCCACGGCGCGCTCTTCGTGGCGTACGGGTTGCTGGTGCTGGCCGTGGCCCGGGTGCACCGGTGGAGCCTGCCGACCACCGGTGTGGCGTTGGCCTGCGCGGTGCCGCCGTTCGCCACGCTGGCCTTCGAGCGGTGGGCGCGGCGGCGCGGCATGCTCGCCGTCACCGAGCCGGCCCGCGAGCCGGCTCGGGCGGGCTGA
- a CDS encoding alpha/beta fold hydrolase, with product MCEDYRAGLGPDRAADDADRAAGRRIGCPVLFAWSTRDDLVELYGDPTAIWRDWADDARAVPIESGHHMAEEAPDQLADTLRRFLADGPA from the coding sequence ATGTGCGAGGACTACCGGGCCGGGCTGGGGCCGGACCGGGCGGCCGACGACGCCGACCGGGCCGCCGGACGCCGGATCGGCTGTCCGGTGCTGTTCGCCTGGTCCACCCGCGACGACCTGGTCGAGCTGTACGGCGACCCGACGGCCATCTGGCGGGACTGGGCCGACGACGCCCGGGCGGTGCCGATCGAGTCGGGTCACCACATGGCCGAGGAGGCCCCCGACCAGCTCGCCGACACGCTGCGGAGGTTCCTGGCCGACGGGCCGGCCTAG
- a CDS encoding baeRF2 domain-containing protein, with amino-acid sequence MQLSFLRPLYQRPGPWCSVYLDASLDTEDAHPALDLRWRGLQRQLAEQGADEPTVAAIDRVVRGHDPMPGDYGLAVFGAQGRVVLSEYLSAPPRRDLAAYAPLPHVMPLLAQRGEQVAWVRVLADRTGADAMSVSAGGVPRRAHVVGRESYQLRRVKPGGWSQSRYQRAAMEAWHHNAGDVTAATVELAERIGAEVVVVAGDVRATGMIAAQMPERWQDLVVRTDAGSRAGGADQTLLDDLTVQTIAEVADQRVNAALDRFGMQEDVGAGLDAVVAALQRNQVDTMLIVDDPSADGELWIGPSATDIATEPSHLATVAEPARVRADAALVRALAGTDAELTVLGLDEAPQLTDGVGAVLRYVDPVTPGRGGA; translated from the coding sequence ATGCAGCTGTCCTTCCTGCGCCCGCTCTACCAGCGTCCAGGCCCGTGGTGCTCGGTCTACCTGGACGCTTCGCTGGACACCGAGGACGCGCACCCGGCACTCGATCTGCGGTGGCGCGGCCTGCAACGGCAACTGGCCGAACAGGGGGCGGACGAGCCGACCGTCGCCGCCATCGACCGGGTGGTGCGCGGACACGACCCGATGCCCGGCGACTACGGTCTGGCCGTCTTCGGCGCCCAGGGGCGGGTGGTGCTCTCCGAGTACCTGTCCGCCCCGCCACGGCGGGACCTGGCCGCGTACGCGCCGTTGCCGCACGTGATGCCGCTGCTGGCCCAGCGGGGCGAGCAGGTGGCCTGGGTGCGGGTGCTGGCCGACCGGACCGGCGCCGACGCGATGTCGGTCAGTGCCGGCGGAGTGCCCCGCCGGGCGCACGTCGTCGGCCGCGAGAGTTACCAGCTGCGCCGGGTCAAGCCGGGCGGGTGGTCCCAGTCGCGCTACCAGCGTGCCGCCATGGAGGCGTGGCATCACAACGCAGGCGACGTCACCGCGGCCACCGTGGAGCTGGCCGAGCGGATCGGTGCCGAGGTGGTGGTGGTGGCCGGCGACGTCCGCGCCACCGGCATGATCGCCGCGCAGATGCCGGAACGCTGGCAGGACCTGGTGGTACGCACCGACGCGGGTTCGCGGGCCGGCGGCGCGGACCAGACGCTGTTGGACGACCTCACCGTGCAGACCATCGCCGAGGTGGCCGACCAGCGGGTGAACGCCGCGCTGGACCGCTTCGGCATGCAGGAGGACGTCGGCGCGGGCCTCGACGCCGTGGTCGCCGCGCTGCAGCGCAACCAGGTCGACACGATGCTGATCGTGGACGACCCGTCCGCCGACGGCGAACTGTGGATCGGCCCGTCGGCCACCGACATCGCCACCGAGCCGAGCCACCTCGCCACGGTGGCCGAGCCGGCGCGGGTCCGTGCCGACGCGGCGCTGGTGCGCGCCCTGGCGGGCACCGACGCCGAGCTGACCGTGCTCGGCCTGGACGAGGCACCGCAGCTGACCGACGGGGTGGGTGCGGTGTTGCGCTACGTCGACCCGGTCACCCCCGGACGGGGCGGTGCCTGA